The sequence GGAGGCGGTGGCGTTCTGCGACGTCTACGTGGTCGACCAGGACGGGCGGCGGCTGGAGTGGGGCGGCCCGCCGGTCCCGCTCGGGATGGGCGACGCGGGCTGGGTCGCCGCGCACGGCCGCGCCCGCCCGCACGCCGACGGACGCGGCGTCGCCATCCCCGTCCACCGGGGCAACGCGACGATCGCGGTCCTCGACATCCGGTTCGCGGGGCCGTGCCGCCGCGACGACGTGACGCTCGTCACCGCGCTCGGCGAGCTGTTCGCGCCCGTCCTGTGCTCGGCGCGGCGGCTGCGCGCGGCGGAGGAGCGCGAGCACGCCGCCGAGCGGTTCGCCGAACGCGCGGTCGAGGCGCAGGAGGCCGAGCGCACCCGGCTGAGCCGCGACATCCACGACGGCATCGCGCAGCGCCTGGCCAGTCTCGGCTTCCACCTGTCGGCGGCCGAACGCGCCGTGCCCGACCACCATCCCGAGGCGCGCGAACAGCTCCGGCTCGCCCGCGCGCAGTGCGACCGGGCGGGCGCCGAGACCCGCGCCGCGATCGGGGGGCTGCGCCCGCCCGTGCTGGACGACCTCGGGCTGTCGGCGGCGCTCGCCGGGCTGGCGCGCGAGACCGGCGCGTCCCTGGACGTCACCGTGACCGTGACCGGCGAACTGGACGACGCGCT comes from Actinomadura rubteroloni and encodes:
- a CDS encoding GAF domain-containing sensor histidine kinase; the protein is MSEPEARGLKRAAGEREAQSALDLLAGRGRDLLVRIVTVACEDRDLPELAAELSGLVVRSAEAVAFCDVYVVDQDGRRLEWGGPPVPLGMGDAGWVAAHGRARPHADGRGVAIPVHRGNATIAVLDIRFAGPCRRDDVTLVTALGELFAPVLCSARRLRAAEEREHAAERFAERAVEAQEAERTRLSRDIHDGIAQRLASLGFHLSAAERAVPDHHPEAREQLRLARAQCDRAGAETRAAIGGLRPPVLDDLGLSAALAGLARETGASLDVTVTVTGELDDALPDHVQTALYRIAQEAVANALRHADGTLVDILLENERDRVRLRIADDGRGFAVPDAGVPLDSYGLRGMAERAELLGGRVTVTSRPGVGTTVEAVVPVPAFIRPAAPGTTARP